Proteins co-encoded in one Hypanus sabinus isolate sHypSab1 chromosome 6, sHypSab1.hap1, whole genome shotgun sequence genomic window:
- the LOC132395812 gene encoding zinc finger protein 235-like, with product MAHQRVHTREQPFFCLDCGKGFTQASHILRHQSVHTAERDFTCSDCGKRFPHSSTLQRHQSVHTGERPFTCSDCGKRFTQSSNLQSHQRIHTGERPFTCSDCGKGFTLSSHLMTHQSVHTGERPFTCSICGKRFTQSSTLQRHQRVHTGEKPFTCSECGKRFTQSSTLQRHQSVHTRERDFTCSVCGKRFPLSSTLQRHQRVHTGERPFTCSDCGKRFTSSSHLLTHQSIHTGERPFNCSICGKRFTQSSTLQSHQRAHAGEKPFTCSDCGKKFTQSSTLQSHQRVHTGEKPFTCSVCGKRFTQSSNLQSHQRVHTGEKPFTCSECGRAFTQSSNLQRHQSVHNGEKPFICSECGKGFTDSSQLLAHKSVHMGEAVHLL from the coding sequence atggctcaccagcgagttcacaccagggagcagCCATTCTTCTGCCtcgactgtgggaagggattcactcaggcaTCTCAcatactgagacaccagtcagttcacactgcagagagggatttcacctgctcagattgtgggaagagattcCCTCACTCTTCCActctacagagacaccagtcagttcacactggggagaggccattcacctgctcagactgtgggaagagattcactcaatcatccaacctacagagtcaccagcgaattcacactggggagaggccattcacctgctcagactgtgggaaaggattcactttgtcatctcacctcatgacacaccagtcagttcacactggggaaaggccgttcacctgctcaatctgtgggaagagatttactcagtcatccaccctacagagacaccagcgagttcacactggggagaagccattcacctgctcagagtgtgggaagagattcactcagtcatccaccctacagagacaccagtcagttcacactagggagagggatttcacctgctcagtctgtgggaagagattcccTCTCTCTTCtacactacagagacaccagcgagttcacactggggagaggccattcacctgctcagactgtgggaaaagattcacttcatcatctcacctactgacgCACCAGTccattcacaccggggagaggccgttcaactgctcaatctgtgggaagagattcactcagtcatccaccctacagagtcaccagagaGCTCAtgctggggagaagccgttcacctgctcagactgtgggaagaaattcacCCAGTcgtccaccctacagagtcaccaacgagttcacactggggagaagccgttcacctgctcagtctgtgggaagagattcactcagtcatccaacctacagagtcaccagcgagttcatactggggagaagccgttcacctgctcagaatgtgggagggcattcactcagtcatcgaacttacagagacaccagtcagttcacaatggggagaagccattcatctgttcagaatgtgggaagggattcacggactcatcccaactactggcacacaaGTCAGTTCACATGGGAGAGGCCGtgcacctgctgtga